The DNA region ACCTTCTCAAGCTGATGTACAAGTTTTCGAGCAAGTAGGAAAGGCGCCGGCCGCTAGCTTGCCCCACGCTCTTCGCTGGTACAACCACATCGCTTCGTACACCCCGGCCGAGCGTAAGGCATGGGTTGCTGGAGTGAGCCCTTTGACCGCAGGCGCTAAACCAACAGCCCCTGCGCCCGccaaaaaagaagaagaggatgatgatgacgatgtcGATCTTTTCGGCTCAGATGAGGAAGAGGTATGActcattcttattattttttttcttatacgactaggtcggcaaacaagctggTAGTATCAACGGCTGGCTAATGGTAGACTGTTACCATGGCCTTTAGAATCCTGCAACACTCCCTGGGAACTCAGGCTACCTTACTCACtttaggaacacaacacttctgtaaggttgaggtacttcctcagatGGGCTGTTCCAGATATTAACTAGGATatatcctactgtgccctacctcaatgacTACTGCggctaatataattatttacagtgTACATTAAGTTaataagttatatattaaataaacagaTATTGATATCTGTTAATCATAGATGTAAATTATGAAATGAAACAATATGACAACATGAAATTAACCATTGGCTTTTTTTAGGATGCTGAGGCAGCCAAAATCCGTGAAGAACGTTTGAAGGCCTACGCTGATAAGAAATCAAAGAAACCAGCCCTCATTGCTAAATCCTCTATTATCCTTGATGTCAAACCATGGGATGATGAAACCGACATGGCTGAAATGGAGAAACAAGTTAGAACTATTGAAATGGATGGTCTACTGTGGGGTGCTTCCAAACTTGTTCCGGTTGGTTATGGAATCAATAAGCTTCAAATTATGTGTGTCATTGAAGATGACAAAGTATCTGTAGACCTTTTGACAGAAAAGATTCAAGAATTCGAAGATTATGTCCAATCTGTGGACATTGCAGCctttaataaaatctaatctGATGCCATTTAATCCTAAGTTATTtcttcattaaaatattcatataaaagaaacgtgttttaatgttataaacaaAATTCAGATACAACAACATTCAACTTAAGCCTTATATCTTACTATTGTATCAATAAGaaacactaataaaaaataagaattattatcaCATCTATGATACTTCAGATATTATATTCGTTTTTACATTCATAATCAATCAGTGTATAGTTACTGGTACAGATCTTAATAACTATGACAGAATGGAAATTGCTTTGGACATTTTACAATAGTGGTTACCAAAACAttcatgaattttttttagttgcaTAACACTgcaatttctatatatatatagaaattgcAGTGTTAtgcaactaaaaaaaattatatatatatatatatatatattatatatattatatatatatatatatatatatatataataaaaaaagtatttaagataaaataaaaagtaagaaattaaaaaaaaattatctttttaattattaaagaaataagtataattaCATAGTATGTAGACCAATTAGTACTCTACTTGTAATGCTCTTGTAGTAAGGAAGAGTAACAAATCACTAAAGATGCATGAGTCAGTTCAGGTGTGCTGTGTGACTGTGCAATCCCTACCAAAAAAATTCTTCTCACTCCCATGTTTTACTTCATACTATTAATAGAGACATAAAAACAATTGTTCTGGAGATCACTTAGCGCTTAAGATGCGAGCCAGTAACTATAATCAATTTAACTAACAATTACAAAGTCATTTAATCACATTAGTATACCAGAGTCTTTTTACACAGCACACAAATTACTAAATGTTTTCAGACCATATTTTCGGAACAAGCACTATTGTATGACTAGTTTTGGTCTTGAAAGAGTTATTATCACTCATTCAACCTGCACATTTTTAGAAAAACTCTCACCAACATTTgcttgcaaaaacatattgggaATATCATTGCCGAAATATATCTTATTGTTCAATGCAAGTGCTTCATATTTCTTCAGTTCTAGATATTCTTTTGTTAAAAGCAATTTATTTGCCTCTGCTTGCTTCTTAAGGTGGTAGTAATCTGCTTCGGCTTTGGTTTGTTGTTTTGCTTTGTGGATACTATCTTCTATTAGTTCAATTTTCTGTAGAGATTCCTTTTCCATGATCTTCTGTTCGTATTGTATTTTAGCAACATGAGCTTCCTTTTCAGCCTCAATTACTGCCTTTCTTCGTGCTGTCTCTGCCTCTTTTTCAACAACCTGAATAAGTTggacttttttaatttcttaaagcTTGAATCCATTCaagttttttatatacaattttaccaataaaaatttataatatattttattttaaaacacatgtAAAGTATACCTTTTGATGTTGTTCTGCAATAAGGAACTTTGACTTTTCAGCCTCCATAAGTTCATAATTCTTTCTTATAGCTTCTGGTATTTTTGGTTTTGTAACACGAACTCCATTCACCTTTAGACCTGGAGCTAACTCGTTGAGATCATTTTGTAATGCCTagacaagaaaattaaaatgtaagacAATAATAGCAAAACACCTTATTcataattattcatattaataaaatattgatatctttgattatttatttaacaattgttacttatatgtataaagATGATTAGTTATAAAGTCTTACATAATACATAAGATAAGATTATGTGGAATCAATAATCATTAGGTATATGAGCTACTATATTGTTACTTGTTATATAAACTAGAACATAAAAGTAATATGTACCAAAATTAATTAACTGGATACTAGATTAGGTCtttgaaattcaattaaatagatatttttaaaacttagcTAGGAGCTATAAGTTTTAGTACTTTCATGAGCCCTAATATTAagaattatatatgtattttccaTTATGGCCAGTGACCATGATACTTGGAATGTTAGTGAAATAACCTGAACTCAAAACAACCAACaagaaaattgataaatatccCATTTTACATATCAATCATAATGTAGAGCtgttcttattataaaaatgtaactattaaattatatcctAATTGAGTGTTTTTCTACCTTTTAGTGCTTGGGGACAATTGgtcaaaatgtatattttgcCACAGACCAATAACTGTTTTTGGTAAAATCTGGAGTAACTAGTAGTATAGTAGTTGGAGTTCGTAGCTATAGCCTAGTGAGAGTCACTCAGGCTGCACCTTCCTTTCATGGACAACTTTGGTTCATTCCAGGGACCACTGATTATGCACCACTATTCTAGATAGTCTTGGTATTCGAGTTAACATTATACTTACTGTACTGAGATTCTCATCGATCTGATCAAATAAGTCAATGTAAACTTCATGCAGCGAGTGTGCACTACAGAACTGATTCAGTTCATGATGCACCttattaaatatcaatgttTTGTCATAATCTGCTGTGAAGTTACGCACCACATCTAAAACTGTAATCAAATACATTATAAACGATtaacaattacaaattaatcCATATGCAATAGGAACtctaattgattaaattaatgaaaaacatcaataaaatcatatttaatttatacattgatttaatttatcaattacaATTCAACTTACCACTATTAGGGTCTAACTTATTAACTACCTCAATTCTTTCAAAATATATCATGACTCCGCCACTTGTACCACAGGGTACATTTTTTACTTCATCAGTTTGTAATGTTgtctaaaaagaaaataaatggaTTTAAAACAAGTCCTATTGTCcttaacttttatttgttattaccaAAAATAGCACTAATTCACTCATTTTATTTcactacttttttaatatttcaataccTGTATTGCTTTATAAGTTGTTAGTACTGGAATCATCATGTGGAAGCCTGGTTGGCTCGTAACTGGTAACAAAGCTCCTCCCTGtgattagtttaaataattaaaatatatcattactacaaaatatatatatttttttgtacatttactTACTCTGTAGTAAACCCCTACATATCCTTCCTCTACTTTGTGTAAAGAAAAGTGCACAGACACTCCAACCGCTAAAATAATCACAGCCAACATAGATGTCTGATCTGCCATGACTGGACTGTAAAATAACAACTaagttaagaaaaatatacctGCATGTTTATACTTAGTTCAAGTCTTGGTCATTATTTACCTCCAAAAATCTAAATGAACACTCACTATTAGTGGTATGATTATTGATTTGTCggatttattgtattaaaatacggATAATGTTGTTTCAAGGAATCGTTATATTCACATagaaatcgattttaaaattatgtgtctttataaataattatggtatatacttttaatattaaacgccaatcaacttattttatttctgtcagACTGTCAGTCATCTGTCAGTGGTCAATGGCATCTATTCTTTGATGTGATAAACGTCAGTTCACTATCACAGATAGCAATGAACAAATAAGTAAATGCTAAATATTATctaaagaaagaaaattttcaTCTCTTTCTCATGAttatactagcggacccggcagacgttgtccaaTTTCCTGCCCGGTAAACAGCTAtctttgattgcttacatacctcATGCGAAGAATGCGcgcgaagctcgcacattgctTGTAAACCGTGTATCCAAGTGGTGTGGATACCATCAGGATCACTGGACTTCTTGATGTCGAgggaatgcagaacacgacgaACGGTACCGTGCTTAAAGCGCACATTACGCATAGCGTGCTCGCACTGTGGAACGCTCGATAGTGCTCTCCCCttatcgtcaagagttgaattagGCACAAAAATAGTGCAAAGCATTTTCGTTTTTTCTTTCGCAGAATGTGCCAGGGAGccttctctctctctctctctcttatcggtccctcatgtctgaggatcgtggtcagcatcagcgttgcatctggagcggataATTTGCTTCCACCGGTCTATGTTcatggcgtctcttacgaccgtgtaAAACATAGTAAACTTAGAGaaccttcaggttcgcgcaatgatggaagtgaaGACTGAAGgataccttcgacagctttggCAAGAAAccaaaaggcacgggttccatttggaaagcccaataatCTCTCGTCAACTCTGCTAaagtgtttgaactttgccctagcaaTTTGCTTCCtttaagacctggaggcagcgtttaatctcttcttcaggttatgcgcctgtaaATCCCTCGCAAGTAGccttacaggctgaattgaaGGATctcccgcatctattgctgcagctCAAGCGTCAAAGCTCTCCAGCTTGGAGCTACAAGctttttaaattagcttaaaatccgaaattcaaaaaagtcatttaattaagaaactcatggaattattgctgataaaattcaatagccttgcatccagttttccggaggCAATAAAGCTTGCTTTCTATTCTTGATCCTTTCAGTTACAACCGTAACAGTTCCGTAACAGCGCACTGTCTGGAACATAACGTCGtaacacgaaatttttatatacatagattagtAATTAGATTAAAGTTCAAGGCTACAAATGCCatgaataaacatttttttttccattctcaatctataagatattatattatggaaataaatatactaGTCGGTCAATTGACGAATATTTCCAAATCGCGTATCTGCGAAGCCGAGATTTCCAGTCAGGAATAACAAATGGGACTTCCACTGAAATTTCAAATCCAAGACTCGTGGCTTATATTATGGCTATACATTTAGAAAAGTAatcaatacatacatataataaaaatataacgggtcgctgtctgtagaTTTAAGATctgtgagaaaaaaatattatttggacCTTCATCAACGCagatagcacccaaaacaatgattgtcagactttttgtctatttgtctgtgcATTTGTGCACACTTATCTCAGAAACGACTTATCCGAACTATTcgttcatgtcaatcggttcataaataaaaaagttatgctaatttaaagaatcacattGAACGTGTAATcaccttttttaataaaattaatattgtaacgtATCATAAATGTAACAACTACTAGCATCCActacatcaataaataaataaatttaaaaaatcttatcaAAAATAATGTCAGTctctttcaaaataaaatcaatttatatgCGAGCTAAACCGCGGGAAACagcatgaaattaaataaaaatactatatgaAACGTTAAGGTAGTGTAGGAAAAGAAAAGTATTGGGAAttaggtattattaatattaaaatttagtaaataaaaaacggtatcggtcgatggtacccttctcgaagttgttcaagattatatttacctaggccatactatccaactaggtcgcaacaacttcgagaagctcggcggcgtttggcaggcttcgtcgagtcttcacttcgaagattccgcaatacttgaagacaaaagtcttcgagcaatgcgtcctgcctgtgttaacatacggagccgagacgtggacaccaCCAATTttaagtcgctcaacgtgcaatggaacgggctatgcttgggatttctctcaaagataggattagaaatgagaataTCCACGAGAAAACGAAAGTAACTAAATACAATAGTAACGAATTAGCAAGtagaagtggcagtgggctggtcatctgtgtcgcaggactgaCGGCcgttaaatgataaaaaataattaaccctcattttggtttattttttataacttttccagtaataacaaatacatttaaaaatcatcacaaatagaaaactttacattttacaattaaataatcttttatatGATATCAAACATTGTTATGCCAAATATTAGTCAACATCAGGATGGGTTGACACTTCTGATATATTTTCGGTCTGGTACGTTTTTCCCTGTGCATGCATAGCATCCAAAAGTTTTGCCATCGACAATTTTAGTGCTCTGTATTCTTCCAATGCTTTGGCGCACAGCTCCCCTTCGGGAGAATTTCCAGGTTCAATCACCAACATTTCTAACGATCGCTTTAAATATTTCTCTGCATTCAGTAACTCGTCCTATGAAACAAGCACATGAGCAGATGAGTTATATgagttttaaatacaattaatatttaaaatttatatataaaatttatattaaaattattatatcttgatataaaatatttaaattattagatataaattttaatgaattgaactcAATTAGCTTGTAACTGTTCCATATAAAAGAAGGGTCAGAT from Melitaea cinxia chromosome 15, ilMelCinx1.1, whole genome shotgun sequence includes:
- the LOC123660719 gene encoding elongation factor 1-beta'; translation: MAIGDVKTPQGLSELNKYLAEKSYISGYTPSQADVQVFEQVGKAPAASLPHALRWYNHIASYTPAERKAWVAGVSPLTAGAKPTAPAPAKKEEEDDDDDVDLFGSDEEEDAEAAKIREERLKAYADKKSKKPALIAKSSIILDVKPWDDETDMAEMEKQVRTIEMDGLLWGASKLVPVGYGINKLQIMCVIEDDKVSVDLLTEKIQEFEDYVQSVDIAAFNKI
- the LOC123660325 gene encoding erlin-2-like codes for the protein MADQTSMLAVIILAVGVSVHFSLHKVEEGYVGVYYRGGALLPVTSQPGFHMMIPVLTTYKAIQTTLQTDEVKNVPCGTSGGVMIYFERIEVVNKLDPNSVLDVVRNFTADYDKTLIFNKVHHELNQFCSAHSLHEVYIDLFDQIDENLSTALQNDLNELAPGLKVNGVRVTKPKIPEAIRKNYELMEAEKSKFLIAEQHQKVVEKEAETARRKAVIEAEKEAHVAKIQYEQKIMEKESLQKIELIEDSIHKAKQQTKAEADYYHLKKQAEANKLLLTKEYLELKKYEALALNNKIYFGNDIPNMFLQANVGESFSKNVQVE